The following nucleotide sequence is from Micromonospora sp. WMMD1120.
CGGGCCGGCGGAAGGGGTGGAAGCCGGACGCCGCCGTCGTGGGGGGACTCTTCGCGGGCACAGCGTACGAGAACCCCACAGTTGCGACGCCAGTCGTACCGGGTTGCGTTACGGAAACAACCTGACGACCACCCCGGACGGTGCGACAGGGCGACAAGCCGGCTAGCCTTTCCCGGATTCCTGACCAACCACTCAGCGGAGGTACGCCGGAGATGATCCGACTGTCCGGGGTGTCCCGTACCTTCGAGGGCCGATCCGGCCGGGTGGAGGCGCTGCGCGGCATCGACCTCGACGTCGCCGACGGGGAGTTCGTCGCCGTGCTCGGCCGCTCCGGCTGCGGCAAGTCCACTCTGCTGCGACTGATCGCCGGGCTGCTCCCGCTGAGCGCGGGCGAGATCACCGTCGCCGGCACGCCGATCACCCGCCCCCGTCAGGACATCGCGATGCTGTTCCAGAAGCCGGCACTGCTGCCCTGGCGCACCGTTCTGGACAACGTTCTCCTGCCGGTGGAGATCTTCGGCTGGAGCCGCGCCAAGCATCGGGAGCGGGCCCGGCAACTGCTCGACGTCGCGGGCCTGGCCGGCTTCGAGAAGCGGCTGCCGCACGAGCTCTCCGGCGGCATGCAGCAGCGGGTGTCGCTGTGCCGGTCGCTGATCGGCGAGCCCCGGGTGATGCTGATGGACGAGCCGTTCTCCGCGCTGGACGCGCTCACCCGCGAGGAGCTCTCCGGCGAACTCCAGCGGGTGCACATGGAGAACAAGTCGACGATCGTCTTCGTCACCCACTCGATCGACGAGGCGGTGCTGCTCGCCGACCGGGTGGTCGTGCTGAGCCCGCGTCCGGGCCGGATCCGCAAGGTCGTCGACGTCGACATCCCCCGACCCCGCACCCTGGGCCGCAACGCGCACCTGGCCGACGTCGCCCGGGTCAGCGCGGATCTGCACGAGCTGCTGATGGAACGCGAGCAGCCGGCCCCGGCCGGCGCGGAAGGACACTGACCATGCGGGTGTCGGTCTTCACCGAGCCGCACCGTGGCGCCAGCTACGACGACCAGCTCCGGTTCGCGCGACTGGTCGAGGCCTGCGGCTACGAGGGCTTTCTCCGTGCCGACCACTACCAGTCGATGGGCGCCGACCCGGGACTGCCCGGCCCGACGGACGCCTGGCTGACCCTCGCCGCGCTGGCCCGGGAGACCGAGCGGATCCGGCTCGGCACCCTGGTGACGTCTGCCACGTTCCGGCTGCCCGGCCCGCTCGCGGTGATGGTGGCGCAGGTCGACCAGATGAGCGGCGGCCGGATCGACCTGGGCATCGGCGCCGGCTGGTACGAGCGCGAGCACACCTCGTACGGCATCCCGTTCCCGGCGGTCGGCGAGCGCTTCGACAGGCTGGCCGAGCAACTTGAGGTGATCACCGGGCTGTGGCGGACCCCGCCGGGCGGGACCTACTCCTTCACCGGCGACCACTACCGCCTGGTGGACGCGCCCGCACTGCCCAAGCCGGTGCAGGTGCCCGGCCCACCGATCATCGTGGGCGGGCGGGGCCCCAAGCGGACGCCCGAGCTGGCCGCCCGGTACGCCGACGAGTTCAACATGCCGTTCAAGTCCGTGGCGGTCACCGCCGGTGCGTTCGACCGGGTTGGTGAGGCGTGCGAGCGCACCGGACGGGCGGAGTCCGGGCGGGCTCCGCTGGTGCTGTCCGCCGGGATCGTGGTGGCCATCGGTCGCACCGACGCGGAGGCCCAGCGGCGGGCCGCGCCACTGCACGAGAAGAGCGCGCTGCCGCCGGAGGACCCGGTGGTCGGCTCCCCGGCCCAGCTCGTGGAGCGGATCGGGGAGTTCGCCGCGATCGGCGCCACCCGCGTGCACCTCCGTCTGATCGACTTCGCCGACCTCGACCACCTCGAGCTGATCGCCGCCGAGGTGCTGCCCCAACTGGACGGAGAACGATGACCGACGTGATCGAGGGAACCGAACTCGGGCCGGTGGGCCAGGAGATCGTGTACGAGAACGACAGGGTCCGGGTCTGGCACATCCGCCTGGAGCCGGGCGAGCGGCAGCCGCTGCACCGGCACGACCACCCGTACCTGGTGGTGGCGATCCAGGGCGCGAAGAACGTCGTGCAGACCGTGGACGGCACCCGGATCGACGCCGACGAGCCCACCGGCGGGGTGGTCTACCGGGACCCGGGTGCGGTGCACATGCTGACCAATGTCGGAGATACGACTTATCTCGCCCGGCTGGTCGAGCTGAAGTAGCCCACCGGTCGCCACCGGCGTGCCGCGCGGCGTGCCGGTGGCGATCGGGTGTACCAGGTGCGTAACGTGCCGGACATGGCCTATCGGACCTGGGGCAGACTGCTGCTCACGGCGCTCGGGGTGAGTGTGCTGGCCGGGGCCGGCCAGCTCGGCGTCGCGTACGGCTTCGGCATCGTCCGGCTGACCGGCGCCTTCACCGGGACGACGGTCAACCAGTGGCCGGCCCAGCTCGTCTGGGTGGGCTGGTTCGCCGGCAACGCCGCCGTCGCCGGCGCCGTCCTGACCGGACGCCTCGCCCGCCGGGACGCCCCGGCTCCCAGCACCGGTCGGCACCTGGCGATCGGTGCCGCGGCGGCGCTCGGCGCCACCGTCATCGCCCCGCTGTGCATGCAGCCCGCCCGCGCCGCGGAGCTGATCTCCGTCGACCCGGTCTGGGCGGTCGGCATCTGCGCCATGGTCGGCGCGGTGATCGGGGCGGGCGCGGCGATCGCCGTCCTGCTCCGTCCCGAGTTGGGCTGGAACATGGCGGCGGTGGCGGGGGCGGTCTGGCTGCTGGCGCTGCTCTCCGTCCTGCCGTCGCTGGGCACGACCGGCCCGCTGCCGACCGTCCGGCTCGGCGTGTTGGAGCCGAGCGGGCTCGACGACGACGTCGCACAGCGGTTGGCTCTGCTCCTGCTGCCCACCGTCGCCCTGCTGGCCGGGGCGGCGACCGCCGGGTTCGCCCGTTGGCGGGGCGAGACACCGCTGGTCAGCGGGGCCACCGGTGTCGCCGGCCCGGTGCTGGTGGCCTTCGCCTACCTCACCGCCGGCCCGGGTGACGGGATCGACCGTTACCAGGCCACCCCGTACTACGGCTCCCTGATCGCGATCGTCGCCGGAGCGCTCGGCGCGGCCGCCGCCGCGCTGCTGCGCTGGCCGCTCGTCGCCCGCACCGCGGACCCGAAGGCTATCGAGCCCACCGCCATTCTGAGGCCGCTGCCCGCCGGTCCGGCCCGGCCCGGCGCCTCCGACGATGGGGACGACGACGCGCAGCCGGGCAACGCCGAGCTGGCCACCCGGGCCGAGCCGGGGGGCGTCGTTCCCGCCCCGTGGGGCGAGCGTGCGGGCGTACGCACCGTCCCGGCCCACTGGGACTGGCCAACCACCGGCACCGGCGGCGAGCAGGGCGTCACCGCTGCGGCCCCGGCGACGCCGGCCGCGTGGTTGACCGCTCCGACGGGTGAGTTCACCGCCGCGGCGCGGACCTCGTCGGCGAGCCGGGACGAGGACGTCAGCTCGGTCGACACCGCCCTGACCGGGGCCACGGCAGGGCCCGCCGACGCCACCGCGGGACGTACCGACGCCGAAGCGGCGACGGCCGACCCCGGGGCCGACGAGCCGACCGGGAGCGTGGCCGGCACGAGCGGCAGGCGTACCTCCCGCAGGAGCGCCACGGCCACGGCCGCGACCGGCACGGCGACGCCGACCCCGGACAACCCCGGCTCGGACCGTAACGACGCGGTCGGGTCCAGCGCGGCAGCGACCACCGGAGCCGTCGACACGCCACCGCCTGTCGCACCACGCCGGACCCGCAGGCCGAAGGCCGAGCCGGAGGCCACCGGCTCCGCCCCGGCCACCGAGCCGCCCGCGTCCGCGCTTGACCAGGGGACGACCGCCGACACGACGACCAGCGACGCGACACCCACCGGCCGCACGCGGAAGGCGTCCCGACCCGGGAAGGCAGCCCCCGAGCCGGCCGACGACAGGGCCGCGCCCAGCCCGGACGGCACGGGTACGGGTGGCGCTTCCGCCGCCACGACGGCAACCGGTCCCGCCGCGACGACGGCAACCGCTTCCGCCGCGACGACGGTGGCTCGATCGGCCGCGACCGGTTCGAAGCGCACGGCGGCGACCCCGAGCACGAAGCGAGCGGCGGCGGGCCCGGCAGCCGCCGGGCCCGGCACGACACCTGCGGACCTCAAGCGGGACACCGCCACGACCGACGGGTCGGCGGCGGCAGTCGCGGCGACTCCCCCACAAGCCCAGGACGATCCGGCAGGCGCGCCCGGCAGCTCCGCCCCCGACGCGGGTACGACGCAACGCGGCCCGGCCGCCGACACCACCACAGCGTCGTCCGACCCCGTGTCGGCGGCCGACCAGGCATCGTCGACAAGCGAATCCGTGCCGCCCAGCACCGCTACGCGCACCACCGAGGACAGCGTCATCGCCGGGTTGTTCGGGGTAACCACCGCCAGCGACCCGGACGCCGCCAAATGGACGCCGACGCCGACGGTCCGACCGCACACGTCGGGGTGGACCGTGCCGCCGCAGCCCTCCCAGCCGGAGACACCGGACGAGCCGGCCGGGCACCTGCCGCGACCTCGGCACCGGGCGCCGCTGCCCGACCTGAGTCAGGCCGGCACCTGGAACGCGTTCGACACCTCTCGCCGCGGACGTCGGGACGCCCAGGACAGCGCCCCGGCATCGACCGGGGATACCGGCCCCGAGCGGCAGACGGCGTCCCCGGGCACGGCGAACACGTCCACCGCCGGCAACCACGACGACAGCGCCACCGCCACCAGCGGCAGCGCCACCAGCACCGGCGCCGGCACCACGACTGGCGGCAACGGCAGCGCCGGCAACGCCACCGGCGCCGGCGCTGGTAATGCCGGCAGCAGCGGCAGCACCGCCACCAGCACCACCAGTAACGGCACCGGTAGCGGCGCCAGCAGCGGCGGTCCGGCGAGCACCGACGCGACACCGGCCGGGTCGACGGACGCCGTGGCAGCACAGCCCTCTCGGCGCGGCCGGCTCGGCGGGCTGTTCCGCCGCAACCGGGGCCGGGCGGACGAGGCGAGCGCCCCGACGTCGGACGAGAGCGAGCCGCTGGCCACCCAGGACGAGGAGTTCGTCGACTGGGTCGCCGGTCTGAGCAAGCCGGTGTCGGACAACGAGCCCGAGCAGGGCAACGGCCGGCGCTCGCTGCGCTCCTCCGGTCGACACCACCGCGACTGACGGACGGCGGCACCCGCGACCCACGCGACGACCCGCGCCGTCACATCTGCCGGCCGCAGCTTGACCGACTCGGGTTCAAGGAAACCGGGCCATTCCACCGGCCCGGAAGCCCCGACTTCAGGAAACTCGAGTCGATCAAGCCCACGACACCGCGCGTCAGGCGATCGGCAGGTAGACCCGCCCGCCGCCGGACACGAACTCCTCCGACTTGTCCTTCATGCCGCGCGCCGCGTACTCCTTCAGCTCCTGGGTGATCTTCATGGAGCAGAACTTCGGGCCACACATCGAACAGAAGTGGGCGGTCTTCGCCGGCTCGGCGGGCAGCGTCGCGTCGTGGTACGAGCGCGCCGTCTCCGGGTCCAGCGAGAGGTTGAACTGGTCCTCCCAGCGGAACTCGAACCGCGCCTTGGACAGGGCGTCGTCCCAGGCCTGCGCGCCCGGGTGTCCCTTGGCCAGGTCCGCGGCGTGCGCCGCGATCTTGTACGCGATCACGCCCGCCTTGACGTCGTCGCGGTCCGGCAGGCCCAGGTGCTCCTTCGGCGTGACGTAGCAGAGCATCGCGGTGCCGAACATGCCGATCATCGCGGCGCCGATCGCCGAGGTGATGTGGTCGTACGCGGGAGCGATGTCGGTGGTCAGCGGGCCGAGCGTGTAGAACGGCGCCTCGTGGCACCACTCCTGCTGGAGGTCCACGTTCTCCTTGATCTTGTGCATGGGCACGTGGCCGGGGCCCTCGATCATCACCTGCACGTCGTGCTCCCAGGCGATCTTCGTCAACTCCCCGAGGGTACGTAGCTCGGCGAACTGCGCCTCGTCGTTGGCGTCCGCGATCGATCCCGGGCGCAGACCGTCGCCGAGCGAGAACGTCACGTCGTAGCGGGCGAGGATCGCGCACAGCTCCGCGAAGTTGGTGTAGAGGAAGTTCTCCTCGTGGTGCGCGAGGCACCAGGCGGCCATGATCGAACCGCCCCGGGAGACGATCCCGGTCACCCGGTCCACGGCCAGCGGCACGTACGGCAGCAGCACCCCGGCGTGCACGGTCATGTAGTCGACGCCCTGCTCGGCCTGCTCGATCACGGTCTCCCGGAACACCTCCCAGCTCAACTTGACCGGGTCGCCGCCGACCTTCTCCAGCGCCTGGTAGATCGGCACCGTCCCGATCGGCACCGGCGAGTTGCGCACGATCGCCTCCCGGGTCTCGTGGATCCGCTTGCCGGTGGACAGGTCCATCACGGTGTCCGCGCCCCAGCGGGTCGCCCAGGTCAGCTTCTCCACCTCCTCGGCGACCGACGAGCTGACCGCCGAGGTGCCGATGTTGGCGTTGACCTTGACCAGGAACGCCTTACCGATGATCGCCGGCTCGCACTCCGGGTGGTTGACGTTGAGCGGGAGCACCGCCCGACCGGCGGCGATCTCGGCCCGGACCAGCTCCGGGTCGACGTTCTCCCGGATCGCCACGAACTCCATCTCCGGCGTCACCACACCGGCCCGCGCGTACGCGAGCTGCGTCGGACGACGACCGTCCACTCCGGCGAGCGGCGTGCCCGCGCCCCGCACCGGGGCCACGTCGCCGCGCTCGGCGATCCACGGCCCCCGCAACGCGGGCAACCCCACCGACGGGTCCGACCCCGGGCCGGACGTGTCGTAGAGCCGCACCGGCGGATGGTCCCCGGTCAACGTCACCTCCGCGAACGGCACCCGCAGGTCCGGCCGCGACCCCTCGACGTACACCTTGCCTCGTGCCTGCATGACAGCCTCCCTGGTGATCAGGCGGACCAGCCGAAGTGGTTCAGCGGCCCGCGCCCAGCTCCCAGCTCCCAACCCCGCGCGCCGGTCAGCGCACGGAGCACGTACTCCTTGGCGGCGCGCACGGCCGCCGGCACCGGATCGCCGTGCGCGAGGCGCACCGCGATCGCCGCCGAGAACGAGCACCCGGTGCCGTGGGTGTGCCGGGTGTCCACCCGTGGGCCGCGCAGCACAGTGCTGACCCCGTCGCCGTGCAGCACGTCGACCGCCTCGCCCCCGTCGAGGTCACCGCCGGTCACCACCACGTAATCCGGGCCGCCGGCCGCCAGGGCCTCGGCGGCCAGCACCATCGCGGCCACGTCGTCCACCGGACGTCCGGTGATGGCCGCGGCCTCCGCGCAGTTCGGCGTCGCCACCCGGGCGTACGGCAGCAGCCGCTCCACGGCGCCCACCACACCGAGCTGATGTCCACTGGTGGCGACCAGCACCGGGTCGACGACGAGCTGGGGCAACCGGCCGTCGCGAGCCGCCTCGGCCACCACCTCGGCGATCGCCGGGGTGCCGAGCATCCCCGTCTTGACCGCGCCGACGGTGAAGTCGGCCAGCACGCTGTCCAACTGCTCGGTGACAGTGCGCGGAGGCAGCGGCAGGACGGCGTCGACACCCCTGGTGTTCTGCGCGGTGACCGCCGTGAGGACGCTCGTGCCGTAAGCGCCGAGCGCCGCGAAGACCTTGAGATCCGCCTGGATGCCCGCGCCGCCGCCGGAGTCGGAGCCGGCGATCGTCAACGTTGTTCGTGGCGTCATCTGTCCTCTTTGGTTGCGGTTTGGGGCTGCTGGAAGGCGCTGACCAGATTTGCGGCTGTCGCAGAGGGGTCTTCTGCGCGCATCAGTGCGCCCAGCACCGCCACCCCGACGGCTCCCGCCTGGACGCAGGTGATGACGTGTTCCGGGGTTTCGATCCCGCCCAGGGCCAGCACGGGGACCGGGCTGACGCCGACGAGCTCGCGCAGCCCCGCGACGCCCAGGGGTGGGCCGTAGCCGGGTTTCGTCCTCGTGTGGTGGATCGGGGAGATGGTGGCGTAGTGCTCGGTGGTCAGGCGGCCCAGCTCTGCCCGGTCGTGGCAGGAGCGGCCGACCAGCGGATGGGACGGTGGCGGGTACGGGCCGGCGGCCGGCAGGTGGACCGCGTCGCCGCCGAGCGGGTCGGGGCCGGCCACGATGAGCGTCCCGCCGACGTCGGCGAGGATCGCGCGGAGGTCGGCGGCGAGGGCGGCGCGCTCGGGCGGGGGCAGGTCCTTCTCGCGCAGCACCACCCAGCGCACTCCCCCGGCCACCGCGCCCGCCACGACCCGGTCGAGCCGGTCCCGCGCGACGAGCCGGTCGGTCAGGAGGACGACTCCGGACGGCCGGCTCACAGGTCCGGTCTTCCCTCGTCCGGGGTGGACGCGAGCGCGTGGAAGCGACGGGCGATCCGCCCGGCGCCCGCCGCCAGGCGCCCGGCCTCGACCGCGTAGCGCATCGCGGTGGCCATCGCCACCGGGTCGGCCGCCCGGGTGACGGCGCTGGCCAGCAGCACCCCGTCACAGCCCAGTTCCATCGCCAGCGCCGCGTCGGACGCGGTGCCGATGCCGGCGTCCAGGATCACCGGTACGTCGACGCCCTGGCGGATGAGCCGGATGTGGTGCGGGTTGCCGACGCCGAGCCCCGAGCCGATCGGCGAGCCGGCCGGCATCACCGCCGCGCACCCCACGTCCGCCAGGCGGCGGGCCAGCACCGGGTCGTCACTGGTGTACGGCAGCACCGTGAACCCGTCGGCCACCAGCTCCTCGGCGGCACGCAGCAACTCCACCCCGTCCGGCAGCAGCGTCCGCTCGTCGCCGATCACCTCCAGCTTGACCCAGTCGGTGTCGAACGCGTCCCGGGCCAGCCGGGCCACCTTCACCGCCTCGATCGCGGTGTGGCAACCGGCCGTGTTCGGCAACAGGCGTACGCCGCAGCGGTCCAGCAGCTCCAGCAGCCCGCCGGTGGAGCCGGGCGCGGTGCCCACCCGGCGCAGCGCCACAGTGACCAACTCGGTCCCGGACGCCCGGATCGCCTGCTCCAGCACGTGCAGGTTGGCGGCTCCGCCGGTGCCCAGGATCAGCCGCGAGGTGAACGTCTGGCCACCCAGCTCGAACGACACCCCGCTCACCCGCCCTGCGCCGCGGTGAGCACCTCGACCCGGTCACCGTCGCGCAGCGCCCGGGTCGGCCAGTCGGCCCGGGGCACCACCTCGCCGTTGACCGCGACCGCCACCCCGCGCGGGTGCGGAACGATCTCGCCGACCAGGTCCGCCACCGACACGTCGGTGGCGACGCTGCGCCCGGTCCCGTTCACCGTCAACTCCACCGGTCCCCCTTCGTGGTCCGTTCCGGTCCGCCCGTCCCGTCCGCGCCGGAACCCGCCGGCGGCGTACCAGCCGCCGCGGAACCGGCAGCGCCGGCACCGTCGAAGCGATCGGCCCGCAGCGGCGCGAGCAGCGGATCGGGTACGCCGCCGAGCACCAGGTCGGCGATCAGGTCGGCGGTGAGCGGGGTGAGCACGATGCCGTGCCGGTGGTGCCCGGTGGCGACCAGGACACCCGGCCGGCCGGGCAACGGCCCGAGGATCGGCGCGTTGTCCGGGGTTCCCGGGCGCAGCCCGGCGACCGCCTCGACCAGCTCGTACTCGGCCAGCTCGGGCAGCAGGTCGACACCCGCGCGCAGCAGGCGCTGCACCGCGCCGGCGGTGACAGTGGTGTCCGACCGCTCCTCGACGGTCGCGCCGAGCACGACCTCACCGTCGGGGCGAGGCACCAGGTAGACCGACTCGCCGTCGGCGTACCCCCGGATCACGTGCCGGAAGCCCGGCGCGCCGCCGTCGGGCGCGCGCAGCCGGAGGATCTGGCCCTTGACCGGCCGCACGGGCAGGCCGGTGAGCGCGGCGGCCCCGCAGCCGGCGGCGACCACGGTGTGCCCGGCGTCCACATCGGACAGCCGGCGGACCGCCCGTGGCACCAGCACCGCGCCGGCCCGCCGCGCGGCCGTGCGCAGCGCCGGCACCAGCCGGCGGGGGTCGACCTGGTGGTCGGTGGGCGCGAGCGCGCCGCCGCGCACCCCCGGGGCGAGCGCCGGTTCGTGGTCGCGCAGCGCACTGGGGCGCAGCGGGGTCACCGGCAGACCCAGCCCCTGCTGGTACGCCCAGAGCCGGCGCGCCTCGGCCAGGTCGTCGCCGGTCAGCCCGACCAGCACCGTGCCCTCGGTCCGGTAACCGATCCCGACGCCGGTCGTCGCGGTCAGCTCGGCGGCGAACGCCGGCCAGCGGGCGGCGGACGCCAGCAGCAGCTCGGTCAACAGCCGCTCCCCGAAGTACGCCTCGGCGACCGGGGAGAGCATGCCGGCGGCGACCGCCGAGGCCCCCGAGCCGGACGCGGCGTCGTACACCTCGACGCGCAGCCCACGGGCGGCACAGCGCCACGCGATGGCCAGCCCGATCGGGCCCGCGCCCACCACCGCCACGTCCGGCCGGGCCCGGTCGCGTGCTGGCGCTGACGGTGACCGGCCGGTCAGCACGCCAGCGCCTCGATCAGCTCGGCGGTCGCCCGTGCCGGATCGGCGGCGGCGGAGACGGCGCCGACGACGGCCACCCCGTACGCCCCGGCGGCGCGCAGCGCGGGCACCCGGGCGGCGGTCACCCCGCCGATCGCGATGACCGGCACGTCGACGGCGTCGACGACGGCGCGTACCCCGGTGGGGCCGATCGGGTCCGGGAGTCCGGTCTTGGTGCTCGTGCGGTGGCACGGCCCGACGCCCAGGTAGCTGGCGCCGGCCGCGACGGCAGCGCTCGCCGTGCCCGGCGCGCGGGCGGTGGCGCCCAGCACACCGGCGGGGCCGAGCACCCGGCGGGCGGCGGCGACCGGCAGGTCGTCGGCCCCGACGTGCCCACCGGCGGCACCCACCGCCAGGGCGACGTGCAGCCGGTCGTTGACCAGGCAGGTCGCCCCGTACGGCGTGCAGAGCGCGAGCACCCGCCGGGCCAGGTCGTACGCCTCGCGGTCGGTGGCGGAGTCCTCGACCCGGACCTGCACGACGAGGTCGGCGCGGGCCGCGCTGAGGGCGGCCCGGACCACGGCGAGCGGTTCGCGCCCGGGTCGGGTGTCGGTGATCAGATGCAGTCGGCCGAGGGACGGCACGGCAACACTCCTCCCTGCGCCGGCATTACCCGGATCAGGTTCGACGGTCGGGGGCTGTCAGCCCCCCTCTCAGCCCGGTACACCGGGCTCCCGTGGGTTACGTGAGTGTCACCGTACGACAGAACCGCCGCTCTGCCAAGGCGCGGGCCGGCGGGGGTCCGGCGGCCGGGCGCGGCGAAATCTGTGGGGCACTTCATACGGTCCTGTTCGGAATGTCGCCCGCCGTTGCAGAACCGTTACCCGTCCGCATCTTGCCCGACATCGAACCAGCCGAATTAATTTGTTCAGCGATTCGACAAAATGTCGGTGGGACACCTGACGAGGTGTGACCACCGACTCCACCGGGGACGGCATTCGGCGAGCCGGCTCCAGCGAGCTCTGTCACTACGACACAGGAGGCGGCGTGTCCCGTTCTCGTCGTGCCCGCGTACCCATCACCGCAACACTGATCTCACTGGCCATGGCCTCGACCACGCTGTTCGGCACGCCCGCCCAGGCGGCCCCGCAGCAGGCCCCGGCAGCCCAGGTGGCGCCGAAGGCGGCCAACGCCGCCGACGATCCCTACTCCGTCCTGATCTTCTCCAAGACCGCCGGTTTCCGGCACGACTCCATCCCCACCGGCATCGCCGCCATCCAACAGCTCGGCGCTGCCAACGGATTCACCGCCGACAACACCGAGGACGGCGCGGCATTCAACGACGCCAACCTGGCGAAGTACAAGGCCGTGATCTGGCTCTCCACCACCGGTGACGTGCTCAACGCCGAGCAGCAGGCGGCGTTCGAGCGCTACGTCAAGGCCGGCGGCGGCTACGTCGGCATCCACGCCGCCTCGGACACCGAGTACAGCTGGGCCTGGTACGGCGACCTGGTCGGCGCGTACTTCGCCAACCACCCGCAGAACCAGACGGCAACGGTCAAGGTGGAGGACCACGCCCACCCGTCCACCGCCGAGCTGCCGGACCGCTGGTCCCGCTTCGACGAGTGGTACAACTACCAGACCAACCCCCGGCCGGACGTGCACGTGCTGGCCAGCCTGGACGAGAAGTCCTACACCCCGGGCGCGGGCGCGATGGGCGCGGACCACCCGATCGCCTGGTGTCAGGACTACGACGGCGGCCGGTCCTGGTACACCGGCGGCGGCCACACCCGCGAGTCGTACGCGGAGCCGGAGTTCCTGTCCCACCTGCTCGGCGGCATCCGGACCGCGGCCGGTGTCGCGGACGCCGACTGCGGCGCGTCGAAGACCGCCAACTTCGAGAAGGTCACGCTGGACAGCAACACCAGCAACCCGATGGAGCTGGACATCGCCCCCGACGGGCGGGTCTTCTACATCGAGCGGGACGGCCGCGTGCAGATCGTGAAGCCGGACACCGGCAACACCGTCACCGCCATCGACCTGGACGTCTTCACCGGCAACGAGGACGGCCTGATCGGCATCCGGCTCGACCCGGACTTCGCCACCAACAAGTGGGTGTACCTCTACTACGCGCCGAACGACGGCGTCACCCGCAACCTGCTCTCCCGGTTCACGGTGACCGGCGACACCATCGACCCGGCCAGCGAGAAGCAGATGCTGCGGGTCGACACCCAGCGCAACACCTGCTGCCACGCCGGCGGCAGCATGGCGTTCGACAGCGCGGGCAACCTCTACCTGGCCACCGGTGACAACACCAACCCGTTCGAGTCGAACTCGTACTCGCCGCTCGACGAGCGGGCGGGCCGCCAGGACTACGACGCGCAGCGCACCTCCGCGAACACCAACGACCTGCGCGGCAAGGTGATCCGCATCCACCCGGAGGACGACGGGACGTACACCGTCCCGTCCGGCAACCTCTTCCCGCCGGGCACCGAGAAGACCCGTCCCGAGATCTACGCGATGGGCTTCCGCAACCCGTTCCGGATCGGCACCGACCCGAAGACCAACACGCTGTACGTCGGGGACTACGGGCCGGACGCCAACAGTGACAACCCGAACCGGGGCCCGCGCGGTCTGGTCGAGTGGAACATCGTCACCCCGGGCAACTACGGCTGGCCGTACTGCACGGGCACGAACGAGGCGTACAACGACTACACCTTCCCGTCCGGCCCGAGCGGCCCGAAGTTCGACTGCGCGGCACCGGTCAA
It contains:
- a CDS encoding ABC transporter ATP-binding protein, which produces MIRLSGVSRTFEGRSGRVEALRGIDLDVADGEFVAVLGRSGCGKSTLLRLIAGLLPLSAGEITVAGTPITRPRQDIAMLFQKPALLPWRTVLDNVLLPVEIFGWSRAKHRERARQLLDVAGLAGFEKRLPHELSGGMQQRVSLCRSLIGEPRVMLMDEPFSALDALTREELSGELQRVHMENKSTIVFVTHSIDEAVLLADRVVVLSPRPGRIRKVVDVDIPRPRTLGRNAHLADVARVSADLHELLMEREQPAPAGAEGH
- a CDS encoding LLM class F420-dependent oxidoreductase; this translates as MRVSVFTEPHRGASYDDQLRFARLVEACGYEGFLRADHYQSMGADPGLPGPTDAWLTLAALARETERIRLGTLVTSATFRLPGPLAVMVAQVDQMSGGRIDLGIGAGWYEREHTSYGIPFPAVGERFDRLAEQLEVITGLWRTPPGGTYSFTGDHYRLVDAPALPKPVQVPGPPIIVGGRGPKRTPELAARYADEFNMPFKSVAVTAGAFDRVGEACERTGRAESGRAPLVLSAGIVVAIGRTDAEAQRRAAPLHEKSALPPEDPVVGSPAQLVERIGEFAAIGATRVHLRLIDFADLDHLELIAAEVLPQLDGER
- a CDS encoding cupin gives rise to the protein MTDVIEGTELGPVGQEIVYENDRVRVWHIRLEPGERQPLHRHDHPYLVVAIQGAKNVVQTVDGTRIDADEPTGGVVYRDPGAVHMLTNVGDTTYLARLVELK
- the thiC gene encoding phosphomethylpyrimidine synthase ThiC, giving the protein MQARGKVYVEGSRPDLRVPFAEVTLTGDHPPVRLYDTSGPGSDPSVGLPALRGPWIAERGDVAPVRGAGTPLAGVDGRRPTQLAYARAGVVTPEMEFVAIRENVDPELVRAEIAAGRAVLPLNVNHPECEPAIIGKAFLVKVNANIGTSAVSSSVAEEVEKLTWATRWGADTVMDLSTGKRIHETREAIVRNSPVPIGTVPIYQALEKVGGDPVKLSWEVFRETVIEQAEQGVDYMTVHAGVLLPYVPLAVDRVTGIVSRGGSIMAAWCLAHHEENFLYTNFAELCAILARYDVTFSLGDGLRPGSIADANDEAQFAELRTLGELTKIAWEHDVQVMIEGPGHVPMHKIKENVDLQQEWCHEAPFYTLGPLTTDIAPAYDHITSAIGAAMIGMFGTAMLCYVTPKEHLGLPDRDDVKAGVIAYKIAAHAADLAKGHPGAQAWDDALSKARFEFRWEDQFNLSLDPETARSYHDATLPAEPAKTAHFCSMCGPKFCSMKITQELKEYAARGMKDKSEEFVSGGGRVYLPIA
- the thiD gene encoding bifunctional hydroxymethylpyrimidine kinase/phosphomethylpyrimidine kinase, which produces MTPRTTLTIAGSDSGGGAGIQADLKVFAALGAYGTSVLTAVTAQNTRGVDAVLPLPPRTVTEQLDSVLADFTVGAVKTGMLGTPAIAEVVAEAARDGRLPQLVVDPVLVATSGHQLGVVGAVERLLPYARVATPNCAEAAAITGRPVDDVAAMVLAAEALAAGGPDYVVVTGGDLDGGEAVDVLHGDGVSTVLRGPRVDTRHTHGTGCSFSAAIAVRLAHGDPVPAAVRAAKEYVLRALTGARGWELGAGRGPLNHFGWSA
- a CDS encoding thiamine phosphate synthase; this translates as MSRPSGVVLLTDRLVARDRLDRVVAGAVAGGVRWVVLREKDLPPPERAALAADLRAILADVGGTLIVAGPDPLGGDAVHLPAAGPYPPPSHPLVGRSCHDRAELGRLTTEHYATISPIHHTRTKPGYGPPLGVAGLRELVGVSPVPVLALGGIETPEHVITCVQAGAVGVAVLGALMRAEDPSATAANLVSAFQQPQTATKEDR
- a CDS encoding thiazole synthase, whose amino-acid sequence is MSGVSFELGGQTFTSRLILGTGGAANLHVLEQAIRASGTELVTVALRRVGTAPGSTGGLLELLDRCGVRLLPNTAGCHTAIEAVKVARLARDAFDTDWVKLEVIGDERTLLPDGVELLRAAEELVADGFTVLPYTSDDPVLARRLADVGCAAVMPAGSPIGSGLGVGNPHHIRLIRQGVDVPVILDAGIGTASDAALAMELGCDGVLLASAVTRAADPVAMATAMRYAVEAGRLAAGAGRIARRFHALASTPDEGRPDL
- the thiS gene encoding sulfur carrier protein ThiS gives rise to the protein MELTVNGTGRSVATDVSVADLVGEIVPHPRGVAVAVNGEVVPRADWPTRALRDGDRVEVLTAAQGG